A single region of the Longimicrobiales bacterium genome encodes:
- a CDS encoding D-aminoacylase: MRKRPSCSPRLFALLVLAVLAPVQVQAQAQPEACPWDVVIRNGRVLDGAGNPWILADVAIRDGRFAEIGHVQGCALREIDATGRYVSPGWIDMMDQSGGVLPRNPLAENKLRMGVTTAIGGEGGPPVPVDSLASYFERLENQGISINFGTYVSHGNARGPVLGNSSRPPTPAELERMKEIIARAMEAGAIGMTTALIYPPLSYTTTAELIETARVAGSYGGIYASHIRGEGRELVEAVAEAIEIGEKGELPVEIFHLKAAYQPGWGTLMGRAGALIDSARARGVDVAADLYPYTAGGTGLEATIPAWAHEGGIDSLRARLARPDVRARMKRELETGSPGWWNIVEAAGGWDGVVLVNARNEQNARFEGMTLEEIARETGKDPADAAWDIVAAGNGRVMAIYHMMSEQDIEEALQFPWVSIGSDAGAALRPGSADVLGLPHPRSYGTFPRVIARYVKERGVLTLPDAIRRMTSWPATRMRLADRGVIRTGAWADVVVFDLATLADRATYDEPTLYPEGIDYVLVNGAVVIDQGRHTGERPGHVLYGPGRAEQPEN; this comes from the coding sequence ATGCGCAAGCGCCCGTCGTGCAGTCCACGCCTGTTCGCTCTCCTCGTTCTGGCGGTGCTCGCACCGGTGCAGGTGCAGGCGCAGGCACAGCCCGAGGCGTGTCCGTGGGACGTGGTGATCCGCAACGGCAGGGTGCTGGACGGCGCCGGCAACCCGTGGATCCTGGCGGACGTTGCGATCCGTGACGGGCGCTTCGCGGAGATCGGCCACGTGCAGGGGTGCGCCCTTCGTGAGATCGATGCGACGGGGCGCTACGTGTCGCCGGGCTGGATCGACATGATGGACCAGTCGGGCGGGGTTCTGCCGCGCAACCCGCTGGCGGAGAACAAGCTGCGGATGGGCGTAACCACGGCGATCGGCGGGGAGGGTGGCCCGCCGGTGCCGGTGGATTCGCTGGCGTCGTACTTCGAGCGGCTGGAGAACCAGGGCATCAGCATCAACTTCGGCACGTACGTGAGCCACGGGAACGCGCGTGGTCCGGTCCTGGGCAACAGCTCCCGGCCCCCCACGCCGGCGGAGCTGGAGCGGATGAAGGAGATCATCGCGCGCGCGATGGAGGCGGGTGCGATCGGGATGACAACGGCGCTGATCTATCCGCCATTGAGCTACACGACGACGGCGGAGCTGATCGAGACGGCCCGTGTCGCGGGCTCCTACGGCGGCATCTACGCCAGCCACATCCGGGGCGAGGGACGCGAGCTGGTCGAGGCGGTCGCGGAGGCGATCGAGATCGGGGAGAAAGGCGAGCTGCCGGTCGAGATCTTCCACCTGAAGGCAGCCTACCAGCCGGGCTGGGGCACGCTGATGGGGCGGGCCGGTGCGCTGATCGACTCGGCGCGTGCGCGCGGGGTGGACGTCGCGGCGGACCTGTACCCGTACACGGCTGGCGGCACCGGTCTCGAGGCGACGATCCCGGCCTGGGCGCACGAGGGCGGCATCGATTCGTTGCGCGCGCGTCTCGCGCGGCCGGACGTGCGCGCGCGCATGAAGCGCGAGCTGGAGACGGGCTCGCCCGGCTGGTGGAACATCGTCGAGGCGGCGGGCGGCTGGGACGGTGTCGTGCTGGTGAATGCGCGCAACGAGCAGAACGCACGCTTCGAGGGGATGACGCTGGAAGAGATTGCGCGCGAGACGGGCAAGGACCCGGCGGACGCGGCGTGGGACATCGTCGCGGCGGGCAATGGCCGCGTCATGGCGATCTACCACATGATGTCCGAGCAGGACATCGAGGAGGCGCTGCAGTTCCCGTGGGTGAGCATCGGCAGCGACGCGGGCGCAGCGCTGCGCCCCGGCTCGGCCGACGTGCTCGGCCTGCCGCACCCGCGCAGCTACGGCACGTTTCCGCGCGTGATCGCGCGCTATGTGAAGGAGCGGGGCGTGCTGACGCTTCCCGATGCGATCCGTCGGATGACGTCGTGGCCGGCCACGCGCATGCGGCTGGCGGACCGCGGCGTGATCCGCACCGGTGCGTGGGCGGACGTCGTCGTGTTCGACCTGGCGACGCTGGCGGATCGCGCGACCTACGATGAGCCGACACTGTATCCCGAGGGCATCGACTACGTGCTGGTGAACGGCGCGGTCGTAATCGACCAGGGCCGCCACACGGGTGAACGGCCGGGCCACGTGCTGTACGGACCGGGCCGGGCGGAGCAACCGGAGAACTGA